The genomic stretch TCTTGGGCATCACCGGTTCCAAGGGGAAGAGCACCACGGCAAGCCTCCTTCACCACCTCTTGCAAGCTGGCGAAAAACCCGCCGCCCTCCTCTCCACCGTGGGCCTCCGCCTGGGAGAGGAGGCCCGCCCTAACATCGGCCATTTCACCACCCCCGAGGCCCCCGAGGTGTACGGGTTTTTGCGGGAAGCCGTGGAGAGGGGGCTGGAAGCTGCGGTGCTGGAGGTTTCCAGCCACGCCCTGGCCCTGAAGCGGGTGGAGGGGCTTACCTACCGCATCGGGGTCTTCGTGAGCTTTTACCCCGACGACCACCTGGACCTGCACGGCACCGCCGAGGCCTACTTTGCCGCCAAGGCCCTTTTGGTGGAGCGCTCCCACCTCGCCGTTTTAAACACCCGCCTGCCCTATCTGAACCGCCTTCTTCCCAGACCCCATCTCCTCTTCGGACCGGGTGGGGAGGTGTGGGGGGAGGGCTTGCGGGAAGGGGAGGAAGGCCTCCGCTTTACCCTGCATACCCCCTGGGGCTCGGGGGAAGCCTTTTTGCCCATGCTGGGGAGGTACAACCTGGATAACGCCCTGGCCGCTAGCGCCGCCGCCTTGGCCTATGGGCTCTCCCTGGAAAAGGTGCTTCAGGGCCTCGCCACCTTTAGGGGGGTGCCGGGGCGGATGGAGGTGGTGCAGAAAAAGCCCTTCCGGGTGGTCATCGACTTCGCCCACACGGGAAAAAGCCTGGAGGAGGCCCTAAAGACCTTGCGGGCCACCACCCGGGGAAGGCTTCTTCTGGTGGTGGGGGCTGCCGGGGAACGGGATCCGAGGAGGCGGGAGGATATCGGGCGGGTGGCGGCGAGGCTTGCCGACAAGACCTTTTTCACCGAGGAGGACCACCGCACGGAGGACCTCCGGGCCATCCTCGAGGCCCTGGCCAAGGCCGCCAGGGAAGAGGGGGGCCTTTACGAGATCATCCCCGACCGCAAGGAAGCCATCTTCCGCGCCCTTTCCGAGGCCCGGGAAGGGGATACCGTGCTCCTCGCTGGCAAGGGTCACGAGCGCACCCTGGAAAGGGGTACCCTGGCCCTGCCCTGGGACGAGAAGGCGGTGGCCCTGGAGGGGCTAAAGGCCCTGGGCCTAGGTGGAGGCGAGCATCCCTAGGGAAGCCACCCATTCCTCGAAGGCCCTGAGGCCCCTATGGTACATGGCTTCCCGCTTCTCCTTCTTGGCCATTCTTCCTTCCACCGGCGGGACCAGCCCCCAGTTGGCGTACATGGGCTGGAAGCCCTTGGGGTTAGCGGTGGCCAGGAAGCGGACCAATCCCCCCAGCATGCTCTCCTCCGGCGGGGCCACGGGTTTTAACCCCCGGTAGCGCCGGGCGGCGTTCAGGCCTGCCAGGAATCCTGTGGCGGCGCTTTCCAAGTATCCCTCTACCCCAGCCAGCACCCCCGCGGCGAAAAGCCCTTCCTGCTCCCTAAACTCCAGGGTCTCCCGGAGTAGGAGGGGAGCGTTTAGGTAGGTATTCCGGTGCATCACCCCGTAGCGCACGATCTCGGCGTTTTCCAGGCCCGGGATCATCTGGATGAGCCGCTTTTGCTCGGGCCACTTAAGACCGGTCTGGAACCCCACCAGGCTCCACATCCGCCCCGCCTTGTCCTCCTGGCGAAGCTGCACCACGGCGAAGGGCTCCTTGCCGGTCCTTGGGTCCTTGAGCCCCACGGGCTTCATGGGGCCAAAGAGGAGGGTTTGGTAGCCCCTTCGGGCCAGCTCCTCCACGGGCACGCAGGCCTCAAAGAACTCCCGCTTCTCCCACTCGTGGGGGGTGTGCTCTTCCGCCTCGAGGAGGGCCTGGTAGAACCGCCGGTACTCCTCCTCGGTCAGGGGGCAGTTGAGGTAGTCCGCCTCCTGCCCGTAGCGCCCGGCCCGGAAGCACTTTTCCAGGTCGATGCTCTCGTAAAGGACGATGGGGCTTGCCGCATCAAAGTAGCTCAGGAAGTGGTCGCCAAACCGGAGCCGTATAGCCTCGGAGAGGGCGTCGGAGGTAAGGGGCCCCGTGGCCAGGATGGCGAGGCCCTCAGGAACCTCCACCACCTCCTCCCGCACCACCTCCACCAGGGGATGCCGGGAAAGCCTCTCCGTGATGTACTGGCTAAACTCCTCCCGGTCCACGGCCAAGGCCCCTCCCGCAGGCACCCGGGCCCTAGTGGCTGCCTCCATGACCAGGCTTCCCGCCCGGCGCATCTCCGCCTGCAGTAGCCCCTTGGCGTTCGTGGGCCCTTCGCCCCCCAAGGAGTTGGAACAGACGATCTCCGCTAGCTTTTCTGTGGCGTGGGCCGGGGTCATGCGCTTGGGGCGCATCTCATAAAGGCGCACGGGAACCCCAAGCCGCGCCAGGGTCCAGGCGGCCTCGCTTCCCGCCAGGCCTCCGCCCACCACCGTCACCCGTTCCATCCTTTAGATGGTACCACCCGGGCTGGTTTGGGAAAAGGGCGAGGGCGGGTAGAATGACCCTATGGCGGTGCGGCACCGGTTTAAGGTGGATTCCCTATGAGCCTGGCCAAGCGCATCATCCCCTGCCTGGATGTCCACGCAGGCCGCGTGGTGAAGGGGGTCAACTTCGTAAACCTCCGCGATGCGGGCGACCCCGTGGAAGCCGCCCAGGCCTACGACGAGGCCGGCGCCGACGAGCTGGTCTTTTTGGACATCTCTGCCACCCACGAGGAGCGGGCCATCCTCCTGGAGGTGGTGGCCCAGGTGGCGGAAAGGGTCTTCATCCCCTTAACCGTGGGGGGAGGCGTCCGCTCCTTGGAGGATGCCCGTAGGCTTCTTCTGGCCGGGGCCGACAAGGTGAGCGTGAACTCGGCCGCGGTGAAGCGCCCCGAACTCATCCAGGAGCTTTCGGACCACTTCGGCTCCCAGGCGGTGGTCCTGGCCATTGACGCCCGCTGGAACGGGGACTTCCCCGAGGTCTACATCGCTGGCGGGCGCATCCCCACGGGGCTTCACGCGGTGGAATGGGCCCTTAGGGGGGTAGAGCTTGGCGCTGGGGAGATCCTTCTCACCAGCATGGATAAGGACGGCACCAAAGAAGGCTACGACCTCAGGCTCACCCGCATGGTGGCCGAGGCAGTGAGCGTGCCGGTGATCGCAAGCGGGGGGGCGGGGAAAAAGGAGCATTTCCTCGAGGCCTTCCTGGCCGGGGCCGACGCCGCCTTGGCCGCCAGCGTCTTCCACTTCGGCGAGATCCCCATACCCGAACTCAAGCGATTCCTGGCCGAACAGGGCTTGGAGGTGCGCCTAGATGGACCTATCCCAAGTGAAGTTTGATGAACAGGGCCTAGTGCCGGTGGTGGTACAGGATGCCAAAACGGGCGAGGTCCTGACCCTGGCCTACGCCAACCGGGAAGCCCTGGAGGAAACCCTAAGGACAAGGCGGAGCACCTTCTATAGCCGGAGCCGAAAGACCCTATGGCGCAAGGGGGAAACGTCAGGGAACATCCAGGAGGTGGTGGAGGTCCTCCTGGACTGCGATGGGGATGCGGTGGTCTACCGGGTCCTTCCCCACGGCCCCGCCTGCCACACGGGGGAGCGAAGCTGCTTCCACCGCCCCCTCCTTTCCGGAGAACCCAGCCTGGGCTTTGTCCTTTCCCAAGTCTACGCCACCATCCAGGAGCGGCTTAGAACCCTTCCCGAGGGAAGCTACGTGGCCAAGCTCCACCAGGCGGGCCTGGACCGGATCCTGAAGAAGATTGGGGAGGAAGCTGGAGAAGTCATCATCGCCGCCAAGAACCAAAACCCTGAGGAGGTGCGCTGGGAAGCCACGGACCTTCTCTTCCACCTCCTCATCGTGCTGGCGGAACTGGGGCTCGGCCCAGAGGACCTAGCCAGAACCCTCTGGGAACGGCACCGGCCCCCAGGCGGCCCTGCGCCCAATTAAGCACCCCCTTCCCCCCTGGCCTTAGCGCCGCCTCCCCTGGGCGGGAGCGCTCAGCCAGAGCCTTCCTTCCAGAAGGACCGCCCTCCCGAGAAGGCGGAGCCATCCCAGGAGGTAGGCGGTGAAGCCCTTCTGCCGCAAGCGCCGGAGGTAGCGCCTCCTTAGGCGGAGGAAGCGCTTTTGGGTGGCCTTTCGGTAAAGCCAGGGTCCGTCGGGCACCAAGGCGGTCATGTTTCCAGCTTAGCCCAACCCCTTATGATGGAAACATGGAAATCGAGCGCCGACTGGTCCTCGAGGTGGTGCGGGTAACCGAACAGGCCGCCCTGGCGGCAAGCCGCCTAGCGGGCAAGGGGGATAAGGAGGCCGTGGACGAGGCGGGCACCCAGGCCATGCGCCGGGTCCTGAACGAGCTCCCCATAAAGGGCACGGTGGTCATCGGCGAAGGGGAGATGGACGAGGCCCCCATGTTGTACATCGGGGAGGTCCTGGGCCAAGGGGGCGTGGAGGTGGACATCGCCGTGGACCCTGTGGAGGGCACCACCACCGCCGCCAAGGGCCTGCCCAACGCCGTGACCGTGATCGCCATCAGCGAGAAGGGCGGCCTCTTCCATGCCCCCGACATGTACATGGAAAAGCTCATCGTTCCCCCCCCGGCCGCGGGGCTTGTGGATCTTTCCTGGCCGGTTTCCGCCAACCTGAAAGCCTTAGCCTTGGCGCTCCAGCGCTCTGTAGAGGACCTGGTGGTGGTGGTCCTGGACCGCCCCCGCCACGAACGCCTCATCCGGGAGATCCGGGAGGCAGGGGCCCGGGTGAAGCTGATCTCCGATGGGGACGTGATCGCCGCCTTGGCCGCCGCCATCCGGGGCACGGGGGTGCATGCGGTGATGGGGATTGGCGGAGCCCCTGAAGGCGTTTTGGCCGCCGCCGCTTTAAAGTGCCTGGGCGGGGAGATCCAGGCCCGCTTCACCCCCCAAAACGAGGAGGAACGAGCCCGGCTCAAGGCCATGGGAGGGGACGAAAACCGCATCTACCGCACCGAGGACCTGGCCCCGGGAAGGGAAATTGTCTTCGCCGCCACCGGCATCACCGACGGGGATATCCTCCAGGGGGTGCGCTTCTTCGGGGGCGGGGCCAGGACCCATTCCATCGTTCTGGGCCACGCCACCCGCACCGTTCGGTTCATAGACTCCATTCATCTTTTTGAAACCGGAGCCCGGGTGACCATTCGGGTTTAGACTAAGGGCGTGCCCCGCTGGTACGCCCAGGAAGAAGCCCTAAAGCTTGCCCTGGATTTCTTCCAGGGCGATGAGCTTAGGGCCTCCGTGTTCCTCCACCGCTACGCCCTAAAGGACCCGGAAGGCAGGCTCCTGGAAGCCACCCCGGAGGAGATGTGGCAGCGGCTCGTCCAAGGAGTCACCCGGGTGGAAAAGGGAGCCACGCAGGAGTTCGCCTGGCTCTTCTCCGACTTTCGCTTTGTCCCCGGGGGACGGATCCTCTTCGGCCTGGGG from Thermus antranikianii DSM 12462 encodes the following:
- the trmFO gene encoding methylenetetrahydrofolate--tRNA-(uracil(54)-C(5))-methyltransferase (FADH(2)-oxidizing) TrmFO encodes the protein MERVTVVGGGLAGSEAAWTLARLGVPVRLYEMRPKRMTPAHATEKLAEIVCSNSLGGEGPTNAKGLLQAEMRRAGSLVMEAATRARVPAGGALAVDREEFSQYITERLSRHPLVEVVREEVVEVPEGLAILATGPLTSDALSEAIRLRFGDHFLSYFDAASPIVLYESIDLEKCFRAGRYGQEADYLNCPLTEEEYRRFYQALLEAEEHTPHEWEKREFFEACVPVEELARRGYQTLLFGPMKPVGLKDPRTGKEPFAVVQLRQEDKAGRMWSLVGFQTGLKWPEQKRLIQMIPGLENAEIVRYGVMHRNTYLNAPLLLRETLEFREQEGLFAAGVLAGVEGYLESAATGFLAGLNAARRYRGLKPVAPPEESMLGGLVRFLATANPKGFQPMYANWGLVPPVEGRMAKKEKREAMYHRGLRAFEEWVASLGMLAST
- a CDS encoding Mur ligase family protein, with the translated sequence MTLEELFAPFGLKVPPLRVLGLTLDSRRVEPGYVFVAVPGVPLPHRKPLDGHDFIPEALARGAIAVVGERELSLPVPYLRVGDAREALAHLARHFFGEPDRKLALLGITGSKGKSTTASLLHHLLQAGEKPAALLSTVGLRLGEEARPNIGHFTTPEAPEVYGFLREAVERGLEAAVLEVSSHALALKRVEGLTYRIGVFVSFYPDDHLDLHGTAEAYFAAKALLVERSHLAVLNTRLPYLNRLLPRPHLLFGPGGEVWGEGLREGEEGLRFTLHTPWGSGEAFLPMLGRYNLDNALAASAAALAYGLSLEKVLQGLATFRGVPGRMEVVQKKPFRVVIDFAHTGKSLEEALKTLRATTRGRLLLVVGAAGERDPRRREDIGRVAARLADKTFFTEEDHRTEDLRAILEALAKAAREEGGLYEIIPDRKEAIFRALSEAREGDTVLLAGKGHERTLERGTLALPWDEKAVALEGLKALGLGGGEHP
- the hisF gene encoding imidazole glycerol phosphate synthase subunit HisF: MSLAKRIIPCLDVHAGRVVKGVNFVNLRDAGDPVEAAQAYDEAGADELVFLDISATHEERAILLEVVAQVAERVFIPLTVGGGVRSLEDARRLLLAGADKVSVNSAAVKRPELIQELSDHFGSQAVVLAIDARWNGDFPEVYIAGGRIPTGLHAVEWALRGVELGAGEILLTSMDKDGTKEGYDLRLTRMVAEAVSVPVIASGGAGKKEHFLEAFLAGADAALAASVFHFGEIPIPELKRFLAEQGLEVRLDGPIPSEV
- the hisIE gene encoding bifunctional phosphoribosyl-AMP cyclohydrolase/phosphoribosyl-ATP diphosphatase HisIE encodes the protein MDLSQVKFDEQGLVPVVVQDAKTGEVLTLAYANREALEETLRTRRSTFYSRSRKTLWRKGETSGNIQEVVEVLLDCDGDAVVYRVLPHGPACHTGERSCFHRPLLSGEPSLGFVLSQVYATIQERLRTLPEGSYVAKLHQAGLDRILKKIGEEAGEVIIAAKNQNPEEVRWEATDLLFHLLIVLAELGLGPEDLARTLWERHRPPGGPAPN
- the glpX gene encoding class II fructose-bisphosphatase; protein product: MEIERRLVLEVVRVTEQAALAASRLAGKGDKEAVDEAGTQAMRRVLNELPIKGTVVIGEGEMDEAPMLYIGEVLGQGGVEVDIAVDPVEGTTTAAKGLPNAVTVIAISEKGGLFHAPDMYMEKLIVPPPAAGLVDLSWPVSANLKALALALQRSVEDLVVVVLDRPRHERLIREIREAGARVKLISDGDVIAALAAAIRGTGVHAVMGIGGAPEGVLAAAALKCLGGEIQARFTPQNEEERARLKAMGGDENRIYRTEDLAPGREIVFAATGITDGDILQGVRFFGGGARTHSIVLGHATRTVRFIDSIHLFETGARVTIRV